In Candidatus Cetobacterium colombiensis, one genomic interval encodes:
- a CDS encoding Sapep family Mn(2+)-dependent dipeptidase: METNQSKEAKYYEKLEETFSDFLKDLDSLIKIPSFLKEDNTKYPFGKDIQNALETMLQICKKLGMKTYIDPEGYYGYAEVGEGEKLVGVLGHLDVVPPGDLSKWDNPPFDPVVKDGKYYGRGSQDDKGPTLAAIYALKILLDCGFKLNYRVRFIFGTDEENLWRDMPKYVEKEEMPTVGFTPDSKFPLIYAEKGLLQCKLIAKNESSMEFKGGDAFNSVPSSILVEETKGLVEALEQLEYEYAEKDGKIEVLGKSVHAQVAETGINAINRYLHALSVSGIETKSGRFVVENLLGYDFAEPIFGQVKDEHSGELKFNVGKIEFTPENEILCIDMRIPVTYDKELIVKTLSEKAKEYGFEYFQHDYLKSIYTPLDSELVKTLMSAYQEVTGDLESQPIAGGGATYARAINNCVAFGYVLPNSPKTEHQPNEYIILDDMKVAMKIYMKAFEKFID, translated from the coding sequence ATGGAAACAAATCAAAGTAAAGAAGCGAAGTATTACGAGAAGTTAGAGGAAACGTTTTCAGATTTTTTAAAGGATTTAGATAGTTTGATAAAAATTCCAAGTTTTTTAAAAGAGGATAATACTAAATATCCGTTTGGTAAAGATATTCAAAATGCCTTAGAGACAATGTTACAAATTTGTAAAAAATTGGGTATGAAAACTTATATAGACCCTGAAGGATACTATGGATATGCTGAAGTAGGAGAGGGTGAAAAATTAGTAGGTGTACTTGGACACTTAGATGTTGTTCCACCAGGAGATTTAAGTAAATGGGATAATCCTCCATTTGATCCAGTAGTGAAAGATGGTAAATATTACGGAAGAGGTTCTCAAGATGATAAGGGACCAACATTAGCTGCTATTTATGCACTGAAGATTCTTTTGGACTGTGGATTTAAATTAAATTATAGAGTTAGATTTATATTCGGTACAGATGAAGAAAATTTATGGAGAGATATGCCTAAGTATGTAGAAAAAGAGGAAATGCCAACAGTTGGATTTACTCCAGATTCTAAATTTCCTTTAATATATGCTGAAAAAGGGTTGTTACAGTGTAAATTAATAGCTAAAAACGAAAGTTCTATGGAGTTTAAAGGTGGAGATGCATTTAATTCAGTTCCATCAAGTATTTTAGTAGAGGAAACAAAAGGGCTAGTTGAAGCGTTAGAACAATTAGAATATGAATATGCTGAGAAAGATGGAAAGATAGAAGTTTTAGGTAAAAGTGTTCATGCACAAGTTGCAGAAACTGGAATAAACGCAATAAATAGATATTTACATGCCTTAAGTGTAAGTGGTATAGAAACTAAATCTGGAAGATTTGTAGTAGAGAATTTATTAGGATATGATTTCGCGGAACCAATATTTGGTCAAGTTAAAGATGAGCATTCAGGAGAGTTAAAATTTAATGTAGGAAAGATTGAGTTTACTCCAGAGAATGAAATATTATGTATAGATATGAGAATACCTGTAACTTATGATAAGGAGTTAATAGTTAAAACTTTAAGTGAAAAAGCTAAAGAATACGGTTTTGAATACTTTCAGCACGATTATTTGAAGTCGATATATACACCTTTAGATTCGGAGTTAGTAAAAACACTTATGAGTGCTTATCAAGAAGTAACTGGTGATTTGGAGTCGCAACCGATAGCGGGTGGTGGTGCAACATATGCAAGAGCCATAAATAATTGTGTAGCTTTTGGATATGTGTTACCAAACAGTCCAAAGACAGAGCATCAACCAAATGAATATATAATTTTAGATGATATGAAAGTAGCAATGAAAATATATATGAAAGCCTTTGAAAAATTTATTGATTAA
- a CDS encoding FecCD family ABC transporter permease has protein sequence MKKHISLILILGIILTGTLSIGLGSVSVPLEQLFSISTAPDYIKTIIYEIRLPRIVMALLIGMMLSSSGVVVQAVFQNPLADPYIIGIAASATFGAVTAYVFQLPDIFYGVLAFLSCLISTFIIFKLSNRSGKVDITTLLIVGIAVSAFIGAFTSFAMYLIGEESFKITMWLMGYLGGATWTKVLLLIIPLVFSLIFFYLQRNQLDALLSGDEEANSLGVDVHTLKAKVLTVSALVVAFSVAFSGMIGFVGLIIPHSIRMLVGPSNSKLIPNAALAGGFFLLICDTIGRLLLAPIEIPIGVVTAFFGAPFFLYLAFKAKGGN, from the coding sequence ATGAAAAAGCATATATCGTTAATATTAATTCTGGGAATAATACTAACAGGGACACTTTCTATTGGACTAGGAAGTGTTTCTGTGCCATTGGAACAACTGTTTTCCATAAGTACAGCACCAGATTATATAAAAACAATAATTTATGAGATAAGATTACCAAGAATAGTAATGGCATTATTGATAGGAATGATGCTTTCATCAAGTGGAGTAGTTGTTCAAGCAGTTTTTCAAAATCCATTAGCAGATCCATACATAATAGGGATTGCAGCAAGTGCTACATTTGGAGCAGTAACAGCCTATGTATTTCAATTGCCAGATATATTTTATGGAGTATTAGCATTTTTGTCGTGCTTAATAAGTACATTTATTATATTTAAATTATCCAATAGAAGCGGTAAGGTTGATATAACAACTCTTTTAATAGTTGGTATAGCTGTATCGGCTTTTATAGGTGCATTTACATCTTTTGCTATGTATTTAATAGGAGAAGAGTCTTTTAAAATAACAATGTGGTTGATGGGTTACTTGGGAGGAGCAACTTGGACGAAAGTATTGTTGTTAATAATTCCTTTAGTTTTTTCTTTAATTTTTTTCTACCTACAAAGAAATCAATTGGATGCTCTATTATCTGGAGATGAAGAAGCTAATTCTTTGGGAGTGGATGTTCATACGTTAAAGGCAAAGGTTTTAACAGTATCAGCATTAGTGGTAGCGTTTTCAGTTGCCTTTTCTGGAATGATTGGGTTTGTGGGATTAATTATTCCTCATTCAATAAGAATGTTAGTAGGACCATCTAACTCTAAATTGATTCCAAATGCGGCTTTAGCAGGAGGTTTTTTTCTGTTGATTTGTGACACAATTGGAAGATTACTTTTAGCGCCAATAGAAATTCCAATAGGAGTAGTAACTGCATTTTTTGGTGCTCCATTTTTCTTATATTTAGCATTTAAAGCTAAAGGAGGGAACTAG
- a CDS encoding ABC transporter substrate-binding protein yields MKKLVALVLTILINSLVYALKIEDGFIVDSKGNRVEKKEYKKVLILDPAAVEAFYLIGGEKNIVAIADTAKNPIWPQEKTKDLPKAGTIMKPSIEQVLMYSPDLVILNTMSEGFGESLKARKLNFIINEGNSFEQILSNLEVYGVVTGQKENATKIVENYNLKLKNIKEKISKKPLDIKGGFLFSTSPMMVFSPNSLPGQIFDTLGIENIAKGLPGGRPILSPEFLLAENPDILVGSMAIKNKSDILNSNPVVKQTKAGQKGNIMIIESDKILRGTPRVIDALEELYQELSNVK; encoded by the coding sequence ATGAAAAAATTAGTAGCGTTAGTTTTAACTATTTTGATAAATAGTTTAGTGTATGCTTTAAAAATAGAAGATGGTTTTATTGTAGATTCAAAAGGGAATAGAGTAGAGAAAAAGGAATATAAAAAAGTGTTGATATTAGATCCAGCAGCGGTAGAAGCATTTTACTTAATTGGAGGAGAAAAAAATATTGTAGCAATAGCAGATACAGCAAAAAATCCAATTTGGCCACAGGAAAAAACAAAAGACTTACCGAAAGCTGGAACAATAATGAAACCTTCAATAGAACAAGTATTGATGTATAGTCCAGATTTAGTCATATTAAATACAATGTCTGAAGGATTTGGAGAAAGTTTAAAGGCTAGAAAATTAAATTTTATAATAAACGAAGGGAATTCTTTTGAACAAATTTTAAGTAATCTGGAAGTATATGGTGTTGTAACAGGACAGAAAGAGAATGCTACAAAAATAGTTGAAAACTATAATTTAAAACTGAAGAATATAAAAGAAAAAATATCAAAAAAACCATTGGATATAAAAGGTGGATTTTTATTTTCAACATCACCAATGATGGTTTTTAGTCCAAATTCATTACCAGGACAAATTTTTGATACTCTAGGTATAGAAAATATAGCAAAAGGATTACCAGGAGGAAGACCAATATTATCTCCAGAATTTTTATTGGCGGAAAATCCAGATATATTAGTTGGATCGATGGCCATAAAAAATAAGAGTGATATTTTAAATAGTAATCCAGTTGTAAAACAAACAAAAGCAGGTCAAAAAGGGAATATAATGATAATAGAATCAGATAAAATATTAAGGGGAACACCTAGAGTAATTGATGCTTTAGAAGAGTTATATCAGGAGTTGTCAAATGTTAAATAG
- a CDS encoding pyridoxamine 5'-phosphate oxidase family protein gives MMMQIKFDKDQIKKEVKEFKSMFKSVVLGTQSKEGEVDVTYAPYLEYAGNDYIYISEIGDHFDNLKDNPNFEIMFLQDENDVASVLVRKRLRYNVIAEFKERDDEFDTILDAFEEKIGDGMKVVRKMQDFHLVKLNILNGRFVKGFGQAYNLKDGEIIQMTGDKKSHR, from the coding sequence ATGATGATGCAAATAAAGTTTGATAAAGACCAAATAAAAAAAGAGGTAAAAGAATTTAAAAGTATGTTTAAATCAGTTGTATTGGGAACGCAATCTAAAGAAGGAGAAGTGGATGTTACTTATGCTCCTTATTTAGAATATGCTGGAAACGATTATATTTATATTAGTGAAATAGGAGATCATTTTGATAATTTAAAAGATAATCCAAATTTTGAAATTATGTTTTTACAAGATGAAAATGATGTGGCTTCTGTTTTAGTAAGAAAAAGACTAAGATACAATGTAATTGCTGAATTTAAAGAAAGAGATGATGAGTTTGATACTATTTTAGATGCCTTCGAAGAGAAAATAGGAGATGGAATGAAAGTTGTCCGTAAAATGCAAGATTTTCATTTAGTTAAATTAAACATATTAAATGGAAGATTTGTTAAAGGCTTTGGTCAAGCTTATAACTTAAAAGATGGAGAAATAATTCAAATGACAGGAGATAAAAAATCTCATAGATAA
- the rbr gene encoding rubrerythrin, which translates to MGKSIKGTKTEQNLLKAFAGESQARQRYTLFADKARSEGYEQIAALFEETALNEQYHARRFFSYLEGGPVEITATYPAGIVGTTMENLEEAAEGEYEEWAELYPGFAEVATEEGFPQVAAAFKVIVEVEKLHEKRYRKLLKNLGEEHVFKKEEEVRWKCRKCGYVHEGKEAPKICPSCLEKQKEFELECANY; encoded by the coding sequence ATGGGTAAATCTATAAAAGGAACAAAAACTGAACAAAATTTATTAAAGGCTTTCGCAGGTGAATCACAAGCAAGACAGAGATATACATTGTTTGCAGATAAAGCTAGAAGTGAAGGTTATGAGCAAATTGCTGCATTATTTGAAGAAACAGCTTTAAATGAGCAGTATCATGCAAGAAGATTTTTCTCATATTTAGAAGGTGGACCAGTTGAAATAACAGCAACTTATCCAGCTGGAATAGTTGGAACAACTATGGAAAACTTGGAAGAGGCGGCAGAAGGTGAATATGAAGAGTGGGCAGAGTTATATCCAGGATTTGCTGAAGTTGCTACAGAAGAGGGCTTTCCACAAGTAGCAGCAGCATTTAAAGTTATAGTAGAAGTTGAAAAACTACATGAAAAAAGATATCGTAAACTGTTGAAAAATTTAGGTGAAGAACATGTTTTCAAGAAAGAAGAAGAAGTAAGATGGAAATGTAGAAAATGTGGATATGTTCATGAAGGAAAAGAAGCACCAAAAATTTGTCCATCATGTTTAGAAAAGCAAAAAGAGTTTGAATTAGAGTGTGCAAACTATTAA
- a CDS encoding ABC transporter ATP-binding protein, producing MGVKVNNLSFSYGERKILKNLKVNITKGKMTGILGPNGCGKSTFLKNILGYLNPIEGEVIFSGNDTKNLSKKEKAKLVSLVPQKSNLMTNMSVKDFVLMGRLPHLKSSWTGYSYEDRKKVEDNLKFLGLDKFSERVAISLSGGEFQRVLLARALTQDPEILLLDEPTSALDLNHAVELLNKVKSLVLEKSLTGIAVLHDLNLAAMFCDELIMMKDGEIKYQGTPAEVLTEHNLQKVYNLKAKVIKDDNGIPYIIPLV from the coding sequence GTGGGAGTAAAAGTAAATAATCTTTCATTTTCATATGGAGAGAGAAAAATTTTAAAAAATTTAAAAGTAAATATAACGAAAGGTAAAATGACAGGAATATTAGGACCAAATGGATGTGGAAAGTCAACTTTTTTAAAAAATATTTTAGGATATCTTAATCCAATAGAAGGAGAGGTAATTTTTAGTGGAAATGATACAAAAAATCTATCTAAAAAAGAAAAAGCAAAATTAGTTTCTTTGGTTCCTCAAAAATCAAATTTAATGACAAATATGTCAGTGAAGGATTTTGTTTTAATGGGAAGATTACCTCACTTGAAATCTAGTTGGACAGGGTATTCGTATGAAGATAGAAAAAAAGTTGAAGATAATTTAAAATTTTTAGGTTTAGATAAATTTTCTGAAAGAGTAGCTATAAGTCTTTCGGGTGGAGAATTTCAAAGAGTTCTTTTAGCAAGAGCTTTAACACAAGATCCAGAGATATTGTTATTAGATGAACCAACTTCAGCTTTAGATTTAAATCATGCAGTTGAATTACTAAATAAAGTGAAAAGTTTAGTATTGGAAAAATCTTTAACGGGAATAGCAGTATTACATGATTTAAATTTAGCTGCAATGTTTTGTGATGAGCTTATAATGATGAAAGATGGTGAGATAAAATATCAAGGAACACCGGCAGAGGTTTTAACAGAACATAATTTACAGAAAGTTTATAATTTAAAAGCAAAAGTTATAAAAGATGATAATGGAATTCCATATATTATTCCGTTAGTATAG
- a CDS encoding ABC transporter ATP-binding protein, which translates to MLNSVFSYYLKERKLLTYFLVSSFFVTILDLYGPIVVQNLIDTSIPNKNIKEFFIFSAFLLIIYIIRLFLSIYSSSRGQLMGNRIKFLMREDLFKKILNQSDSYFMKKQSGDIISRVTNDLENISALLYRGLEDFLFSILSIIGAMVLMANFNMKLTAITMIPLPVAIYFTIAQNKKLKYGYVLVRENFSKLTSGIHDTLKTIFFIKDNVLERDSFEKFSKKNKELLDVEKKNIFNTSALMSGINFYNQLTQLIVIFIGGYMHIKGEISFGVIVSFILLTNRFRVYLLRLMGLVDVFQRGATGITRFLEVMNIPDSKDGSKIIDESIETIKVQGLSFAYDKQEVIKELSITIEKGEKVAFVGESGVGKTTIFSLLKRTFLPEENMIFINELCIHEVDRESLLNKIAIVDQKDCLMNETILENIKVVKKDATKKEIEEALELAQLKEFVESLEKKENTKLGQGGIELSSGQKQRLSMARLFLKNPDIIFLDEGTSALDNVLEKKIMDNILQKFEDKIIISIAHRLNTLKEFNKIVVLGKDGVKEIGDFQTLIDKKGSFFKMYKAGNL; encoded by the coding sequence ATGTTAAATAGTGTATTTAGTTACTATTTAAAGGAAAGAAAACTGCTAACTTATTTTTTAGTTAGCAGTTTTTTTGTGACTATATTAGATCTTTATGGTCCGATAGTTGTTCAAAATTTAATTGATACTTCGATTCCCAATAAAAATATAAAAGAATTTTTTATATTTTCTGCTTTTTTATTAATTATTTATATTATAAGGTTATTTTTATCAATTTATTCTAGTTCTAGAGGACAATTAATGGGAAATAGAATAAAATTTTTAATGAGAGAGGATCTTTTTAAAAAGATTTTAAATCAATCAGATAGTTATTTTATGAAAAAACAAAGTGGAGATATTATATCAAGAGTTACAAATGATTTAGAAAATATTTCAGCTCTTTTGTATAGAGGATTAGAAGATTTTTTATTCTCAATATTATCTATAATTGGTGCGATGGTTTTAATGGCTAATTTTAATATGAAATTAACTGCAATAACAATGATTCCATTACCTGTAGCAATTTACTTTACAATAGCACAAAATAAAAAGCTGAAATATGGTTACGTATTAGTAAGGGAAAATTTTTCTAAATTAACTTCTGGAATACATGATACATTAAAAACTATATTTTTTATAAAAGATAATGTTTTAGAACGGGATAGTTTTGAAAAGTTTTCTAAAAAAAATAAAGAATTGTTAGATGTAGAGAAAAAAAATATTTTTAATACTTCGGCATTAATGTCGGGAATTAATTTTTATAATCAATTAACTCAACTTATCGTTATTTTTATTGGTGGATATATGCATATAAAAGGAGAAATAAGTTTTGGAGTTATTGTAAGTTTTATATTGTTAACAAATAGATTTAGAGTATACCTTTTAAGACTTATGGGACTTGTTGATGTATTTCAAAGAGGAGCAACAGGGATTACGAGGTTTTTAGAAGTTATGAACATTCCAGATTCAAAAGATGGTAGTAAGATTATAGATGAAAGTATAGAAACTATAAAAGTTCAAGGATTAAGTTTTGCATATGATAAACAAGAAGTTATTAAAGAATTATCTATAACAATAGAAAAAGGGGAAAAGGTAGCTTTTGTAGGTGAGAGTGGTGTAGGAAAAACAACGATATTCTCACTTTTGAAAAGAACATTTTTGCCTGAAGAAAATATGATTTTTATAAATGAGTTATGTATTCATGAAGTTGACAGAGAAAGTTTGTTAAATAAAATAGCTATAGTTGATCAAAAAGATTGTTTGATGAATGAAACAATACTAGAAAATATTAAAGTTGTAAAAAAAGATGCAACTAAAAAAGAAATAGAAGAAGCTTTAGAATTAGCTCAATTAAAAGAATTTGTAGAAAGCTTGGAAAAAAAAGAAAATACAAAATTAGGTCAAGGAGGAATTGAATTAAGTTCAGGTCAAAAACAAAGATTATCAATGGCAAGATTATTTTTAAAAAATCCAGATATTATATTTTTAGATGAAGGAACTTCAGCTTTAGATAATGTTTTGGAGAAAAAAATAATGGATAATATTTTGCAAAAATTTGAAGATAAAATAATAATTTCAATAGCTCATAGATTAAATACACTTAAAGAATTTAATAAAATTGTAGTTTTAGGAAAAGATGGGGTTAAAGAAATTGGAGATTTTCAAACTTTGATAGATAAGAAAGGTTCTTTTTTCAAAATGTATAAGGCTGGAAATTTATAA
- a CDS encoding DMT family transporter, whose amino-acid sequence MLGESLALAAAFGWVGSSIFLEKASKETGTISVNLIRLLMAMIFLGIITFFKRGMLLPFDVSREALKFLSISGLFGLFLGDFFLYKAYVTIGPRIVLLIMTLSPIMVSILSFFILKENILGLQFFGMLLTIAGIMIVILKKKSEKEFSKLGFVYAILAMLGESFGIIFTRLGSEGYDSFATIQVRTIPAILAFVIYISLTKKWCNIKEGIVNSRGMIYIVLGTIVATLGVTALVESMKYANVGVVSTLASTSPILIIPISIIFFREKVTVIEGVGALISFIGITIFFVL is encoded by the coding sequence ATGTTAGGGGAAAGTTTAGCATTAGCAGCAGCATTTGGTTGGGTAGGAAGTTCTATATTTTTAGAAAAAGCAAGTAAAGAAACAGGAACCATATCAGTAAACTTAATTAGATTATTAATGGCCATGATTTTTTTAGGGATTATAACTTTTTTTAAAAGAGGGATGTTATTACCTTTTGATGTATCAAGAGAGGCATTAAAATTTTTATCAATTTCTGGATTGTTTGGATTATTTTTAGGAGATTTTTTTCTATATAAAGCTTATGTAACAATAGGTCCAAGAATAGTTTTATTAATAATGACTCTCAGTCCAATAATGGTTTCAATATTAAGTTTTTTTATACTTAAAGAAAATATTTTAGGACTACAATTTTTTGGAATGTTATTAACTATAGCAGGTATAATGATTGTAATATTAAAGAAAAAAAGTGAAAAAGAGTTTTCAAAATTAGGTTTTGTCTATGCAATATTAGCTATGCTTGGAGAAAGTTTTGGAATTATTTTTACAAGATTGGGTTCTGAAGGATACGATTCATTTGCTACAATTCAAGTGAGAACAATTCCAGCAATTTTAGCCTTTGTTATTTATATATCTTTGACAAAAAAATGGTGTAATATAAAAGAAGGAATTGTAAATAGTAGAGGTATGATATATATAGTTTTAGGCACTATAGTGGCAACTTTAGGGGTAACAGCATTAGTTGAAAGTATGAAATATGCTAATGTAGGAGTTGTAAGTACACTTGCTTCAACAAGTCCGATTTTAATAATTCCTATTTCTATAATATTTTTTAGAGAAAAAGTGACGGTTATAGAAGGAGTAGGAGCATTAATCTCATTTATAGGTATTACAATATTTTTTGTACTATAA
- a CDS encoding DUF1499 domain-containing protein yields MLEECPKSPNCVSSFSQNKSHYIKPIEIVGNVSETREKLIQILKNLHGEILQENKGYIKVAFYSKFFKFEDIAEFQIDSNKKIINVRSAAQTGWYDFGVNRKRIEKIRQELN; encoded by the coding sequence ATGCTTGAGGAATGTCCAAAATCACCTAATTGTGTGTCTAGTTTTTCTCAGAATAAAAGTCATTATATTAAACCAATAGAAATAGTTGGAAATGTAAGTGAAACAAGAGAAAAACTTATACAAATTTTAAAAAATCTCCACGGGGAAATTTTACAAGAAAATAAGGGTTATATAAAAGTAGCTTTTTATAGTAAATTTTTTAAGTTTGAAGATATAGCTGAATTTCAAATAGATTCAAATAAAAAAATTATAAATGTTAGATCAGCAGCACAAACTGGATGGTATGATTTTGGAGTAAATAGAAAAAGAATAGAAAAAATAAGGCAAGAATTAAATTAA
- a CDS encoding MBL fold metallo-hydrolase: MIENKSLNKELAKEHGLSLYIETNGMKILFDVGESKKFWKNAEKMGINLEEIDYLILSHGHKDHGGGLPYFIKKNKKAKIYCSEYFFDKHYKKILGAYIEIGIPYEYLDVERFNFIQESLEIENLFLFHSGNKENENPLNESLYTKNVHGEYEKDSFKHELNMVIKENEKNILIVGCAHSGIDNILDYCNQNRIKVETIVGGLHLTSRTSLNKNDKYIDVLIEYLNKSIVKNVYSCHCTGEYGFKKIEENGKFESFEIKTGSRIKF, encoded by the coding sequence TTGATAGAAAATAAAAGTTTAAATAAAGAGTTAGCTAAGGAGCATGGCCTCTCGTTATACATTGAAACTAATGGAATGAAAATATTATTTGATGTAGGAGAAAGTAAAAAGTTTTGGAAAAATGCTGAAAAAATGGGAATTAATTTAGAAGAAATAGATTACTTAATTTTATCTCATGGTCATAAAGATCATGGGGGAGGACTACCTTATTTTATAAAAAAAAATAAAAAAGCTAAAATTTATTGTAGTGAATATTTTTTTGATAAACATTATAAAAAAATATTAGGAGCGTATATAGAAATAGGAATACCATATGAATATTTAGATGTAGAAAGATTTAATTTTATACAAGAGAGTTTAGAGATTGAGAATTTATTCTTATTTCATTCAGGTAATAAAGAAAATGAAAATCCTTTAAATGAAAGTCTTTATACTAAAAATGTCCATGGAGAATATGAGAAGGATTCGTTTAAACACGAGTTGAATATGGTTATAAAAGAGAATGAAAAAAATATACTAATAGTTGGATGTGCACATAGTGGTATAGATAATATATTAGATTATTGTAATCAAAATAGAATAAAAGTCGAAACAATTGTAGGAGGCCTGCATCTTACAAGTAGAACAAGCTTAAATAAAAATGATAAATATATAGATGTTTTAATTGAATATTTAAATAAGAGTATTGTTAAAAATGTGTATTCATGTCATTGTACAGGAGAGTACGGATTTAAAAAAATAGAAGAAAATGGAAAATTTGAAAGTTTTGAAATAAAAACAGGTAGTAGAATAAAATTTTAA